One Brachybacterium kimchii genomic window carries:
- a CDS encoding shikimate kinase, with translation MSTVPTDPTPAAPAPGGEDPVPTTPRGPRLVIIGPMGAGKTTIGREVARRLGVPFADLDELIIEAAGRSIPEIFAAQGESAFRDLEARVLALALEAHTGVLALGGGAVVAEDSRALVAARPAVLLEIDEETARSRVGRGRGRPMLGGEDPLGRWRTLTDARMPLYREAARWSIDATDGGIDRIARRIIETLEGAEPPAPKEHA, from the coding sequence GTGAGCACGGTGCCCACCGACCCGACCCCGGCGGCGCCCGCGCCCGGCGGAGAGGATCCCGTCCCCACGACGCCGCGCGGTCCGCGCCTGGTGATCATCGGCCCCATGGGTGCGGGGAAGACCACCATCGGCAGGGAGGTCGCGCGCCGGCTCGGCGTGCCCTTCGCCGACCTCGACGAGCTGATCATCGAGGCCGCGGGCCGCAGCATCCCGGAGATCTTCGCAGCCCAGGGCGAGAGCGCCTTCCGCGACCTCGAGGCGCGGGTGCTCGCCCTCGCGCTCGAGGCGCACACGGGAGTGCTCGCCCTGGGCGGCGGCGCCGTCGTCGCCGAGGACTCGCGCGCCCTCGTCGCCGCCAGGCCAGCCGTGCTCCTCGAGATCGACGAGGAGACGGCCCGCTCCCGCGTGGGACGGGGCCGGGGCCGGCCGATGCTCGGCGGCGAGGACCCGCTGGGCCGCTGGCGCACCCTCACCGATGCCCGCATGCCGCTCTACCGCGAGGCCGCGCGCTGGAGCATCGACGCGACCGACGGCGGGATCGACCGGATCGCCCGCCGCATCATCGAGACCCTGGAGGGCGCCGAGCCGCCCGCACCGAAGGAGCACGCATGA
- the aroC gene encoding chorismate synthase produces the protein MLRWLTAGESHGPSLISLLDGVPAGIELTSDDLRSALARRRLGHGRGSRQKFEQDVVAIHSGLRHGLTLGSPLAIEIANSEWPKWEKVMSADPVPREDLLIDAGTGDEREIARNRPLTRPRPGHADLSGMLKYGFEDARPVLERASARETAARVAAGRVAAALLEQAAGIRLVSHTLAVGTVRVPEDADLPQPADSSRLDEDPLRCFDPATSEAMVTEVDAAKADGDTLGGVVEVLAYGVPVGLGSHTQWDRKLDGRLAQAIMSIQAMKGVEIGDGFTTAARRGSRAHDEILPAQDAGEDREYPRVTNRAGGLEGGMSNGQVIRVRGALKPISTVPRALRTVDVATGGEATANHQRSDVCAVAPAAVIAEAMVALVLADALLEKTGGDSVEEIRAHLAETVAQQSRLGGAPSA, from the coding sequence ATGCTGCGCTGGCTCACGGCCGGGGAATCCCACGGCCCCTCCCTCATCTCCCTGCTCGACGGCGTCCCCGCCGGGATCGAGCTGACCAGTGACGATCTGCGCTCCGCTCTCGCGCGCCGCCGCCTCGGCCACGGCCGCGGCAGCCGCCAGAAGTTCGAGCAGGACGTGGTCGCGATCCACAGCGGCCTCCGTCACGGCCTCACCCTGGGCTCCCCGCTCGCGATCGAGATCGCGAACTCCGAATGGCCCAAGTGGGAGAAGGTCATGTCGGCCGACCCCGTGCCGCGCGAGGACCTGCTGATCGACGCGGGCACGGGCGACGAGCGCGAGATCGCCCGCAACCGCCCCCTCACACGGCCCCGCCCGGGCCACGCCGACCTCTCCGGCATGCTCAAGTACGGCTTCGAGGACGCCCGCCCCGTGCTCGAGCGCGCGAGCGCCCGCGAGACCGCCGCCCGGGTCGCCGCCGGACGCGTCGCCGCGGCCCTGCTCGAGCAGGCCGCCGGCATCCGCCTGGTCTCCCACACCCTGGCCGTGGGCACGGTGCGCGTTCCGGAGGACGCCGACCTCCCTCAGCCGGCCGACTCCTCGCGCCTGGACGAGGACCCCCTGCGCTGCTTCGACCCCGCGACCTCGGAGGCCATGGTCACCGAGGTCGACGCCGCGAAGGCCGACGGCGACACCCTGGGCGGCGTCGTCGAGGTCCTCGCCTACGGGGTGCCCGTGGGTCTGGGGTCCCACACCCAGTGGGACCGCAAGCTCGACGGCCGGCTCGCGCAGGCGATCATGTCGATCCAGGCCATGAAGGGCGTCGAGATCGGCGACGGCTTCACGACGGCCGCCCGGCGGGGCTCCCGCGCCCACGACGAGATCCTGCCCGCGCAGGACGCAGGGGAGGACCGCGAGTACCCGCGCGTGACCAACCGCGCCGGCGGTCTCGAGGGCGGCATGAGCAACGGTCAGGTCATCCGCGTGCGCGGCGCCCTCAAGCCGATCTCGACGGTGCCGCGCGCCCTGCGCACCGTGGACGTCGCGACCGGCGGCGAGGCCACCGCGAACCACCAGCGGTCCGACGTCTGCGCCGTCGCGCCCGCCGCGGTGATCGCCGAGGCCATGGTCGCGCTCGTCCTCGCCGACGCCCTGCTCGAGAAGACCGGCGGCGACAGCGTCGAGGAGATCCGTGCCCACCTCGCCGAGACCGTCGCCCAGCAGTCGCGCCTCGGCGGCGCCCCGTCGGCGTGA
- a CDS encoding HAD-IIA family hydrolase codes for MTTALEDHPVHTWLTDMDGVLVHEQSALPGAADFIAALQQFDRPFLVLTNNSIFTPRDLRARLSRSGIDIPEQAIWTSALATARFLAEQAPGSSAYVIGEAGLTSAMHEEGFILADTDVEFVVLGETRTYSFESITRAIRLIDKGAKFIATNPDVSGPSAEGPLPATGSVAAMITAATGTHPYYVGKPNPLMMRTALNRIGAHSETSVMIGDRMDTDVKSGLEAGMRSVLVLTGSTAQRDIEKYPFRPTTVLPGISDLVPLIEQLTPHEAVELDED; via the coding sequence ATGACCACCGCTCTCGAAGACCACCCCGTCCACACCTGGCTCACCGACATGGACGGTGTCCTCGTCCACGAGCAGTCGGCTCTGCCGGGCGCCGCGGACTTCATCGCCGCCCTCCAGCAGTTCGACCGCCCCTTCCTGGTGCTCACGAACAACTCGATCTTCACGCCCCGGGATCTGCGGGCACGTCTCTCGCGCAGCGGCATCGACATCCCCGAGCAGGCGATCTGGACGAGTGCGCTGGCCACCGCCCGCTTCCTCGCCGAGCAGGCGCCCGGATCCTCCGCCTACGTGATCGGGGAGGCCGGACTCACGAGCGCCATGCACGAGGAGGGCTTCATCCTCGCCGACACGGACGTCGAGTTCGTGGTCCTGGGGGAGACCCGCACGTACTCCTTCGAGTCGATCACCCGGGCGATCCGCCTCATCGACAAGGGCGCGAAGTTCATCGCCACCAACCCGGACGTGTCCGGCCCGAGCGCCGAGGGGCCGCTGCCGGCCACCGGCTCGGTCGCCGCGATGATCACCGCCGCCACGGGCACCCACCCGTACTACGTGGGCAAGCCCAACCCGCTCATGATGCGCACGGCCCTGAACCGCATCGGAGCGCACTCCGAGACCTCCGTGATGATCGGCGACCGGATGGACACCGATGTGAAGTCCGGTCTCGAGGCGGGCATGCGCTCCGTGCTCGTGCTCACGGGCTCGACGGCGCAGCGGGACATCGAGAAGTACCCGTTCCGGCCGACGACCGTGCTGCCCGGCATCTCCGACCTGGTCCCGCTCATCGAGCAGCTCACCCCGCACGAGGCCGTCGAGCTCGACGAGGACTGA
- the rpsA gene encoding 30S ribosomal protein S1, with translation MTDTTTPQIAINDIGDADELMAAIDSTIKYFNDGDIVEGTVVKVDHDEVLLDIGYKTEGVIPSRELSIKHDVDPGEVVEVGDEIEALVLQKEDKEGRLILSKKRAQYERAWGTIEQIKEDEGVVTGHVIEVVKGGLIVDIGLRGFLPASLVEMRRVRDLQPYVGQEIEAKIIELDKNRNNVVLSRRAYLEETQSAVRSDFLQTLQKGQVREGVVSSIVNFGAFVDLGGVDGLVHVSELSWKHIDHPSEVVEVGQKVKVEVLDVDMDRERVSLSLKATQEDPWQLFARTHAIGEVVPGKVTKLVPFGAFVRVEDGIEGLVHISELAQRHVDLPEQVVSVDQDVFVKVIDIDLERRRISLSLKQANEGVDPEGDDTTFDPALYGMAADYDENGEYKYPEGFDPETNEWLEGYETQREEWEGQYAAAYERWTAHKAQVAEAIKADEESANQPASTSTASTSSSSSSQESAPQSSYQSASSDEGTLASDEALAALRAKLTGN, from the coding sequence ATGACCGACACCACGACCCCCCAGATCGCCATCAACGACATCGGCGATGCCGATGAGCTCATGGCCGCCATCGACTCGACCATCAAGTACTTCAACGATGGCGACATCGTCGAGGGCACCGTGGTGAAGGTCGATCACGACGAGGTCCTGCTCGACATCGGCTACAAGACCGAGGGCGTCATCCCCTCGCGCGAGCTCTCGATCAAGCACGACGTCGACCCCGGCGAGGTCGTCGAGGTCGGCGACGAGATCGAGGCGCTCGTCCTCCAGAAGGAGGACAAGGAGGGTCGCCTGATCCTGTCCAAGAAGCGCGCGCAGTACGAGCGCGCCTGGGGCACGATCGAGCAGATCAAGGAGGACGAGGGCGTCGTCACCGGTCACGTCATCGAGGTCGTCAAGGGCGGACTCATCGTCGACATCGGCCTGCGCGGCTTCCTCCCGGCCTCCCTCGTCGAGATGCGCCGCGTGCGCGACCTGCAGCCGTACGTCGGCCAGGAGATCGAGGCGAAGATCATCGAGCTCGACAAGAACCGCAACAACGTGGTCCTCTCCCGTCGCGCCTACCTCGAGGAGACCCAGTCCGCGGTCCGCTCGGACTTCCTGCAGACCCTGCAGAAGGGCCAGGTCCGCGAGGGCGTCGTGTCCTCGATCGTCAACTTCGGCGCCTTCGTCGACCTGGGCGGCGTGGACGGCCTCGTGCACGTCTCCGAGCTGTCCTGGAAGCACATCGACCACCCGAGCGAGGTCGTCGAGGTCGGTCAGAAGGTCAAGGTCGAGGTCCTGGACGTCGACATGGACCGCGAGCGCGTCTCCCTGTCGCTGAAGGCGACCCAGGAGGACCCGTGGCAGCTCTTCGCCCGCACCCACGCCATCGGCGAGGTCGTGCCGGGCAAGGTCACCAAGCTCGTCCCCTTCGGCGCGTTCGTGCGCGTCGAGGACGGCATCGAGGGCCTCGTCCACATCTCCGAGCTGGCCCAGCGCCACGTCGACCTGCCCGAGCAGGTCGTGTCGGTCGACCAGGACGTGTTCGTCAAGGTCATCGACATCGACCTCGAGCGTCGCCGCATCTCGCTGTCGCTCAAGCAGGCCAACGAGGGCGTCGACCCCGAGGGTGACGACACCACCTTCGACCCGGCGCTGTACGGCATGGCCGCCGACTACGACGAGAACGGCGAGTACAAGTACCCCGAGGGCTTCGACCCGGAGACCAACGAGTGGCTCGAGGGCTACGAGACCCAGCGCGAGGAGTGGGAGGGCCAGTACGCGGCCGCCTACGAGCGCTGGACCGCCCACAAGGCCCAGGTCGCCGAGGCCATCAAGGCCGACGAGGAGTCCGCGAACCAGCCGGCCAGCACCTCCACCGCCTCGACGAGCAGCAGCTCGTCCTCGCAGGAGTCGGCCCCGCAGTCCTCGTACCAGTCCGCTTCCTCCGACGAGGGCACGCTGGCCTCCGACGAGGCGCTGGCCGCCCTGCGCGCGAAGCTCACCGGCAACTGA
- the polA gene encoding DNA polymerase I — MTSSEHPGSDQAPVRLLLIDGHAMAFRAFFALPADGFTDGRGQSTNAVYGFARMLFNVVASEQPTHVAVAFDMAGGTFRDRIYDQYKAGRDETPAQFVGQIALIQKTLDALGVTWLEVPDFEADDIIATLATRMRSRTQEALIVSSDRDAIQLVGPGVTLLQPVKGVTEMRRMDPAAVEEKYQVTPEHYPDLAALVGESADNLPGVPGVGPKTAAKWIGKYGGLESLLEHAEEITGKAGQSLRDHVEDVRRNRVMNAAVTDLELPDDEVVFTLGRGDRAAVHAVFDDLAFGATIRRDLPAVFLPEGEDGAAPATDEQAAELPEITRPQGKELAAALGGPFAGGAALGIDGTWELGLGEARRLALSTESALAVIDLERLDPDGEQALAAWLSDPSIRKDAHDAKLAVHELSARGLDVEGWGTDLSLAEFLCRPDQRPTDLAGLVMRHLQEELEAEQAAPQQTLDLEGDDGAADESLARAADAVRRLVPLLRKDLEEHEASALHDDLELPLATVLGEMEAVGIQVEDEVLADLDAEHERRQSEVAEAAFSEIGGERINLGSPKQLQEVLYEKLGMPKGRRTKTGYSTNAETLTDLFEKTQHPFLAHLLAHRDVTKMRQIIETLRRFIAEDGRIHTTFHQNIAATGRLSSNNPNLQNIPMRTEEGRRIRSAFVVSEGYEQLLTADYSQIEMRIMAHLSEDEGLIEAFRSGEDLHRFVASRVFDVAPEDVSAAMRSKTKAVSYGLAYGLSAFGLARQLHIPQSEATGLRDGYFERFGGVRDFLRESVEQARSTGYTETILGRRRYLPDLTSDNRQRRENAERVALNSPIQGSAADIIKLAMLRVAADLREAGLRSRVLLQVHDELVLEIAPGELEQVRDLVVTGMGDAYEISVPLEVGVGVGRTWLDAAH, encoded by the coding sequence ATGACCTCGAGCGAGCATCCCGGCAGCGACCAGGCCCCCGTCCGCCTCCTCCTCATCGACGGCCACGCGATGGCGTTCCGCGCCTTCTTCGCGCTGCCCGCGGACGGCTTCACCGACGGACGCGGCCAGTCCACGAACGCCGTCTACGGCTTCGCGCGGATGCTGTTCAACGTGGTCGCCTCCGAGCAGCCCACCCATGTCGCCGTCGCCTTCGACATGGCCGGCGGCACCTTCCGCGATCGGATCTACGACCAGTACAAGGCCGGGCGCGACGAGACCCCCGCGCAGTTCGTCGGCCAGATCGCGCTCATCCAGAAGACGCTCGACGCCCTCGGCGTCACCTGGCTCGAGGTCCCCGACTTCGAGGCCGACGACATCATCGCGACCCTCGCGACCCGCATGCGCAGCCGCACGCAGGAGGCGCTGATCGTCTCCAGCGACCGCGACGCGATCCAGCTCGTCGGCCCCGGGGTCACCCTGCTCCAGCCCGTCAAGGGCGTCACCGAGATGCGGCGCATGGACCCCGCCGCCGTCGAGGAGAAGTACCAGGTCACGCCCGAGCACTATCCGGACCTCGCGGCGCTCGTGGGGGAGAGCGCCGACAACCTTCCGGGCGTGCCCGGCGTCGGCCCGAAGACCGCCGCCAAGTGGATCGGGAAGTACGGCGGCCTCGAGAGCCTCCTGGAGCACGCGGAGGAGATCACCGGCAAGGCCGGCCAGTCGCTGCGCGACCACGTCGAGGATGTGCGCCGCAACCGGGTGATGAACGCCGCCGTCACCGATCTCGAGCTTCCGGACGACGAGGTCGTCTTCACGCTGGGCCGCGGCGACCGCGCCGCCGTCCACGCGGTCTTCGACGACCTCGCCTTCGGAGCGACCATCCGCCGCGACCTCCCCGCGGTCTTCCTCCCAGAGGGCGAGGACGGGGCCGCCCCGGCGACCGACGAGCAGGCGGCCGAGCTGCCCGAGATCACCCGCCCCCAGGGGAAGGAGCTCGCGGCGGCGCTCGGCGGGCCGTTCGCGGGCGGTGCGGCCCTCGGGATCGACGGCACCTGGGAGCTCGGACTGGGGGAGGCCCGCCGCCTTGCCCTGTCCACCGAATCCGCTCTGGCCGTCATCGATCTCGAGCGGCTCGACCCGGACGGGGAGCAGGCCCTCGCGGCCTGGCTCTCCGACCCCTCGATCCGCAAGGACGCGCACGACGCGAAGCTCGCCGTGCACGAGCTGTCCGCCCGCGGGCTCGACGTCGAGGGCTGGGGCACGGATCTCTCCCTCGCCGAGTTCCTGTGCCGGCCCGACCAGCGGCCGACGGACCTCGCGGGCCTGGTCATGCGGCACCTGCAGGAGGAGCTCGAGGCCGAGCAGGCAGCGCCCCAGCAGACCCTCGACCTCGAGGGGGACGACGGCGCCGCGGACGAGAGCCTCGCCCGCGCGGCCGACGCCGTGCGGCGGCTCGTCCCGCTGCTGCGCAAGGACCTCGAGGAGCACGAGGCGAGCGCCCTCCACGACGATCTCGAGCTGCCGCTCGCGACCGTCCTCGGGGAGATGGAGGCCGTGGGCATCCAGGTCGAGGACGAGGTGCTCGCGGATCTCGACGCCGAGCACGAGCGCCGGCAGAGCGAGGTCGCCGAGGCCGCGTTCTCCGAGATCGGCGGGGAGCGCATCAACCTGGGCTCGCCCAAGCAGCTCCAGGAGGTCCTCTACGAGAAGCTGGGCATGCCCAAGGGGCGGCGCACGAAGACCGGGTACAGCACCAACGCCGAGACCCTCACGGACCTCTTCGAGAAGACCCAGCACCCGTTCCTCGCGCATCTGCTCGCCCACCGCGACGTCACCAAGATGCGGCAGATCATCGAGACCCTGCGGCGGTTCATCGCCGAGGACGGCCGCATCCACACGACCTTCCACCAGAACATCGCCGCGACCGGCCGGCTCTCCTCGAACAACCCGAACCTGCAGAACATCCCCATGCGCACCGAGGAGGGGCGGCGCATCCGCAGCGCCTTCGTGGTCTCCGAGGGGTACGAGCAGCTGCTCACCGCCGACTACTCGCAGATCGAGATGCGGATCATGGCGCACCTCTCCGAGGACGAGGGCCTCATCGAGGCCTTCCGCTCGGGCGAGGACCTGCACCGCTTCGTCGCCTCCCGCGTCTTCGACGTCGCCCCCGAGGACGTGAGCGCGGCGATGCGCTCGAAGACCAAGGCCGTCTCCTACGGGCTCGCCTACGGGCTCAGCGCCTTCGGCCTCGCCCGCCAGCTGCACATCCCCCAGTCGGAGGCCACCGGCCTGCGCGATGGGTACTTCGAGCGCTTCGGCGGCGTGCGCGACTTCCTGCGCGAGAGCGTCGAGCAGGCGAGGAGCACCGGGTACACCGAGACCATCCTGGGGCGGCGCCGCTACCTCCCCGACCTCACGAGCGACAACCGCCAGCGGCGCGAGAACGCCGAGCGCGTCGCCCTGAACTCCCCGATCCAGGGGAGCGCGGCCGACATCATCAAGCTCGCCATGCTGCGCGTCGCGGCGGACCTGCGGGAGGCCGGGCTGCGCAGCCGCGTCCTGCTCCAGGTCCACGACGAGCTCGTCCTCGAGATCGCCCCGGGCGAGCTCGAGCAGGTGCGGGACCTCGTCGTCACCGGGATGGGCGACGCCTACGAGATCTCGGTGCCCCTGGAGGTCGGCGTCGGCGTCGGACGCACCTGGCTCGACGCCGCGCACTGA
- a CDS encoding hotdog fold thioesterase — MTSTDPHETSADDQAAAALAAGALHGTLSETMGMRCVRLGPDGGEMTMPVEGNLQPAGLLHGGATIALAETIGSMAALLQARAVHGDEALAVGTSISATHHRSGRSGIVTAHCRALHLGRQVASYLVEVVDEQERLLSTIQVSTMLLPPRG, encoded by the coding sequence ATGACCTCCACGGATCCCCACGAGACATCCGCCGACGATCAGGCCGCCGCCGCGCTCGCCGCGGGCGCGCTGCACGGCACCCTGAGCGAGACCATGGGCATGCGCTGCGTGCGTCTGGGGCCCGACGGCGGGGAGATGACGATGCCCGTCGAGGGCAATCTGCAGCCCGCCGGTCTCCTCCACGGCGGCGCGACGATCGCCTTGGCCGAGACCATCGGCTCGATGGCCGCCCTTCTGCAGGCCCGCGCCGTCCACGGCGACGAGGCGCTGGCGGTGGGCACCTCGATCTCCGCCACCCATCACCGCTCGGGACGCAGCGGGATCGTCACCGCGCACTGCCGGGCCCTGCACCTGGGCCGGCAGGTCGCCTCCTACCTCGTCGAGGTCGTCGACGAGCAGGAGCGCCTGCTGTCCACGATCCAGGTCTCGACCATGCTGCTGCCGCCGCGGGGCTGA
- a CDS encoding ABC transporter substrate-binding protein, with protein sequence MSISRRALARSLVAGALGTTVLAGCRIGPLGRDDPTTPAAGELSETMPDEPLRIGAILTTAGPVGQAHPQVIAAINQAMREINYDGGVFGREVELLEPRIVESADDDLGAIAEELAADRASALVLSVDDAQLVTHLQAIADTGMALVSPTSTSTRVRSGAAGSGLLTRLAPTQEAIARHLVEESVGLHPQKGGAPGTIAFLGTDDEASENLRDQLTTQGRPHGAKLVLEETYPFGKLGDAKARAKRIAKAKPAMLVLTGGEETGTLLGALHHELADDDGRPRFDIAVRLPGLGARDHAGEHLPKETLKGAQAIQAGGAVSETFRLMMLNADSDLVELGPPAMGAATQAYDAVALLCLAAQQALSLEGTTIAGAIPDLLDGETECADVGECVDQLRSSLQYDETASIAYALATGDLALGKEGDPVSGALRTFTFAEDGAISAPTPATFDLSG encoded by the coding sequence ATGAGCATCTCCCGGCGCGCTCTCGCGCGCTCGCTCGTCGCCGGCGCCCTCGGCACCACCGTGCTCGCGGGCTGCAGGATCGGGCCCCTGGGGCGGGACGACCCGACGACTCCCGCCGCGGGCGAGCTCTCGGAGACCATGCCGGACGAGCCCCTGCGCATCGGCGCGATCCTCACCACCGCCGGCCCCGTCGGCCAGGCGCATCCGCAGGTCATCGCCGCGATCAACCAGGCCATGCGCGAGATCAACTACGACGGCGGCGTCTTCGGGCGCGAGGTCGAGCTGCTCGAGCCGCGCATCGTCGAATCCGCCGACGACGACCTCGGTGCGATCGCCGAGGAGCTCGCCGCGGACAGGGCCTCCGCCCTCGTCCTCTCGGTGGACGACGCCCAGCTCGTCACGCACCTCCAGGCGATCGCCGACACCGGGATGGCGCTCGTCTCGCCGACCTCCACCTCCACGCGCGTGCGCTCGGGCGCCGCCGGGTCCGGTCTGCTGACCCGGCTGGCGCCGACGCAGGAGGCGATCGCGCGCCACCTCGTGGAGGAGTCCGTGGGCCTCCACCCCCAGAAGGGCGGCGCACCGGGGACGATCGCTTTCCTCGGCACGGATGACGAGGCGTCGGAGAACCTCCGCGACCAGCTCACCACCCAGGGGAGGCCCCACGGCGCGAAGCTCGTGCTCGAGGAGACCTACCCCTTCGGGAAGCTCGGGGACGCGAAGGCACGTGCGAAGAGGATCGCGAAGGCGAAGCCCGCGATGCTCGTGCTCACGGGCGGCGAGGAGACCGGGACCCTGCTGGGCGCCCTCCACCACGAGCTCGCCGACGACGACGGCCGGCCCCGCTTCGACATCGCCGTGCGGCTCCCGGGCCTCGGTGCTCGCGATCACGCTGGCGAGCACCTGCCGAAGGAGACGCTCAAGGGGGCCCAGGCGATCCAGGCCGGGGGAGCGGTGTCCGAGACCTTCCGCCTGATGATGCTCAATGCCGACTCGGACCTGGTCGAGCTCGGCCCGCCCGCCATGGGCGCGGCCACGCAGGCCTACGACGCGGTGGCGCTCCTGTGCCTCGCGGCCCAGCAGGCGCTCTCCCTGGAGGGGACGACGATCGCCGGCGCCATCCCGGATCTGCTAGACGGGGAGACGGAGTGCGCCGACGTCGGCGAGTGCGTCGACCAGCTGCGCTCGAGCCTGCAGTACGACGAGACCGCCTCGATCGCCTATGCGCTCGCGACCGGTGATCTCGCCCTCGGCAAGGAGGGCGACCCCGTCTCCGGCGCGCTGCGGACCTTCACCTTCGCCGAGGACGGGGCGATCTCCGCGCCCACCCCCGCGACCTTCGACCTCTCCGGGTAG
- a CDS encoding ANTAR domain-containing response regulator has protein sequence MNDVTPDEVPLDLDAKAPEEEAPAKGRRTAVVAEDESLIRMDIVETLTEAGFDVVAAVGDGVSAVEKTRELRPDIVVLDVKMPKADGVTAAEKIGEDNLAPVVMLTAFSQGELVERARDAGAMAYVVKPFTAADLLPAIEIAISRHAQIVELENEIEDLGERFETRKRVDRAKGLLQTNMGLSEPEAFRWIQKTSMDRRLTMREVADAVVDQLGGRGKD, from the coding sequence ATGAACGATGTCACCCCCGACGAGGTCCCCCTCGATCTCGATGCCAAGGCTCCCGAGGAGGAGGCCCCTGCGAAGGGCCGTCGCACCGCCGTCGTCGCGGAGGACGAGAGCCTGATCCGGATGGACATCGTCGAGACCCTCACCGAGGCCGGCTTCGACGTCGTCGCCGCCGTGGGCGACGGTGTGAGCGCCGTCGAGAAGACCCGCGAGCTGCGCCCCGACATCGTCGTGCTCGACGTGAAGATGCCCAAGGCCGACGGCGTCACCGCCGCCGAGAAGATCGGCGAGGACAACCTCGCGCCGGTCGTCATGCTCACCGCCTTCTCTCAGGGCGAGCTCGTCGAGCGGGCCCGCGACGCGGGCGCCATGGCGTACGTCGTCAAGCCCTTCACCGCGGCCGATCTGCTGCCGGCGATCGAGATCGCGATCTCCCGCCACGCCCAGATCGTCGAGCTCGAGAACGAGATCGAGGACCTCGGCGAGCGCTTCGAGACCCGCAAGCGCGTGGACCGCGCGAAGGGCCTCCTGCAGACCAACATGGGACTGAGCGAGCCCGAGGCCTTCCGCTGGATCCAGAAGACGTCCATGGACCGTCGTCTGACCATGCGCGAGGTGGCCGACGCCGTCGTCGATCAGCTCGGCGGGCGCGGCAAGGACTGA
- the pyk gene encoding pyruvate kinase, with product MRKAKIVCTLGPATSSYEQIRTLIDAGMNVARMNLSHGTHDDHEKVYANIRRAADDLGRNVAVLVDLQGPKIRLGNFADGPHRLEVGDEFTITTEDVEGTKERVSTTFKGLPGDCRPGDVLLIDDGKVSVRVTDVSDTEVRTVVEVPGPVSNHKGINLPGVAVSVPAMSEKDIDDLRWGLNLGADLIALSFVRDAHDMDDVLRIMQEEGRRVPVIAKIEKPQAVRALRAIVGAFDGIMVARGDLGVELPLEQVPLVQKRAIELARRNAKPVIVATQVLESMIESPRPTRAEASDCANAILDGADAVMLSGETSVGKYPFEAVRTMARIVTNTEENGADRILPLGTIPHTRGGAITRAAAEIGSQLSAQYLVTFTESGDTARRLARLRPSIPLLALTPYEHVRHQLALSWGIEAHLVPMQKNTDEMVLVVDELLREHKGLQKNDLVIVAAGSPPGVHGSTNTLRVHRIGDLDGTESARIEADRIASGTQES from the coding sequence ATGCGAAAAGCCAAGATCGTCTGCACACTGGGCCCGGCGACGAGCTCGTATGAGCAGATCCGCACGCTGATCGACGCCGGGATGAACGTGGCCAGGATGAACCTGAGCCACGGCACCCACGACGACCACGAGAAGGTCTACGCGAACATCCGCCGCGCAGCCGATGACCTGGGGCGCAACGTCGCGGTCCTCGTCGACCTCCAGGGACCCAAGATCCGGCTCGGGAACTTCGCCGACGGCCCCCATCGCCTCGAGGTGGGCGATGAGTTCACCATCACCACCGAGGACGTCGAGGGCACCAAGGAGCGCGTCTCCACGACCTTCAAGGGCCTGCCCGGCGACTGCCGTCCCGGCGACGTCCTCCTGATCGACGACGGCAAAGTGTCGGTGCGCGTGACCGACGTGTCCGACACCGAGGTGCGCACCGTCGTCGAGGTCCCCGGGCCCGTCTCGAACCACAAGGGCATCAACCTGCCCGGCGTGGCCGTCTCGGTCCCCGCCATGAGCGAGAAGGACATCGACGACCTGCGCTGGGGCCTGAACCTCGGCGCCGATCTGATCGCCCTGTCCTTCGTGCGCGACGCGCACGACATGGACGACGTCCTGCGGATCATGCAGGAGGAGGGCCGCCGGGTCCCGGTCATCGCCAAGATCGAGAAGCCCCAGGCCGTGAGGGCGCTGCGCGCGATCGTCGGCGCCTTCGACGGCATCATGGTCGCCCGCGGCGACCTCGGCGTCGAGCTGCCGCTCGAGCAGGTTCCGCTCGTGCAGAAGCGCGCGATCGAGCTGGCCCGCCGCAACGCCAAGCCCGTCATCGTGGCCACACAGGTCCTCGAGTCGATGATCGAGAGCCCGCGCCCCACCCGCGCCGAGGCCTCGGACTGCGCCAACGCCATCCTCGACGGGGCCGACGCGGTCATGCTCTCGGGCGAGACCAGCGTGGGCAAGTACCCCTTCGAGGCCGTGCGCACCATGGCGCGCATCGTCACCAACACGGAGGAGAACGGCGCCGACCGCATCCTCCCGCTGGGCACCATCCCGCACACCCGCGGCGGCGCCATCACCCGCGCGGCGGCGGAGATCGGCAGCCAGCTGTCCGCCCAGTACCTGGTCACCTTCACCGAGTCGGGGGACACCGCGCGCCGTCTCGCACGCCTGCGCCCGTCGATCCCCCTGCTCGCCCTCACCCCGTACGAGCACGTGCGCCACCAGCTCGCACTCTCCTGGGGCATCGAGGCGCACCTCGTGCCGATGCAGAAGAACACGGACGAGATGGTCCTCGTCGTCGACGAGCTGCTGCGCGAGCACAAGGGTCTGCAGAAGAACGACCTGGTGATCGTCGCCGCCGGCTCGCCCCCCGGGGTCCACGGCTCCACGAACACCCTGCGCGTGCACCGCATCGGAGACCTCGACGGCACCGAGTCCGCACGGATCGAGGCCGACCGCATCGCCTCCGGCACCCAGGAGTCCTGA